The stretch of DNA ACGGAGCAGGTCGGCCTTCTGTGCGGACTCGAAGAGGACGCAGGCGCGGTCGCGGATCGCGTCCGAGAGGCCCAGCGAGCAGACGATCCGCCGGATGGCGGTGAAGGCGTACACCTGATTTCGGTCCCGCTTCGACCCCACCTGCGCCCGGCGGTGTTCGCGCCGGAGGCGCGCCATCTGTCGTCGCTTGCGCCCCTTCAGCCGGGTCGAGCGACCGATCTCCGTCGAGAGCCCCCGGTCGTGTCGGGACCGGGTCAGCGGCGCGCCGGTCCGGGCGCGGTCCGTGTCCTCGTCCGCGAAGCTCCGCCACTCCGGCCCGCGGTCGATGGCGTCCTCGCCGACGACCAGGCCACAGCTGGCACACACCGTCTCGCAGCCGTCCTGTTCGAGCGTCCCGTCGCACTCGGGGCAGCCAGTCGCAGTCGCACTCATCGTGGTTCGATCTACGCGCCGAGCCGAGGTTAAAAAACCGACGTTCGTGCGGGTGAACGCCGCGATCCGTCGGAAACTACCGACCGGTTATCGGTAGGTACGACCGCGACGCCCGCGTTGTTTTCGGACACCTTCCGACGGTATTAAGGGCCGGCCGCGAGCAGTGACCGACGATGGGACTGGCGGACATCGCGGCCGGGATCGAGGTGACCGACCACCAGCGGGAGCGCGGCGTGGCGGCCGTCGACGACACCGAGGGGTCGCTGGCCGACCGGCTCGCGCCGTTCGCCGACGAGCTGCCGTGTCCCGCCGCCGCGGCGGCCACGGTGGCCGAGCGCTACGCCGCCGGCCGTGCGGTCGACGACGCCGGCCACGCCGCGGGCGTCCCGCCGGTGACGGCCGCGAAGACGCTGCACCTGCTGGGCGAGCAGGTCTCGCCCGTCGGCCCGCGGCAGAGGGAGATCGTCCGGGACTGGCTCGCGGGCGACCTCTCGCGGACGGACGCGCGGGAGCTGGCGGGGGTCGGCGACCGGACGTTCGCGCTGGCGGCCTACGTCGAGAGCCACGACCCGCTGCCGGCGGCCCGGGCCGCCGTCGAGGGAACGCTCGGAGCAGGCGAGGAGCGCGACCCGCTCGGCGACGCGCGCAGCGACGTGGACGACCTGTTCTGACGGCTCGACTGGACCACGCTTAACACTCGCCGCCGCAAACCGGCGGCTATGTCGGCATCGGAACTGGCCGCGGCGGTCGCGGAGGCGCTGGCGGTGGACGCCGAATCCTTCCACGCGAGCGCCCGCGAGGAGGCCGAACGGCTCAAAGAGGAGGTCAGGTCGGGCACGTTCGACAACACGGAGGCCATCGTCGGGATGGAGCTGGAGCTGTACGCCGTCGACGACCAGACCGACGCCCTCCGGCGGGTGCCACGACAGTTGCTGGAGCTCGTCGGCTTCGAGAAGGAGCTCGGCCTGCACAACGCGGAGATGCAGACCAGCCCGCAGCCGCTGAACGAACACGGGCTGGCAACACAGCGCGCCGAACTGAAGGCGTCGTTGCTGCCCGCGGAGCGACGCCTCGGCAACGAGGGGATCCGGCTCGTTGCCGACGGGATGTGGACGGTTCCGCCGAACGGCGAGACCGCCGGGGACTACCTCTCCGACTCCGTCGAACACGACGGCATCCGGCTGGCGACGAACATGTCGGACTCGGTGCGGTACCACACGATGGCGAACACGGACTACCCGGCGAGGTTCGAACTGGACGCCCCACACGTCTTGATGGAAGCCGACACCGTGATGCCCGAGTCGCTGATCACCTCGATCCAACCCCACTACCAGATCCCCCACGCCCCGGACCTGCCGGAGTACTTCAGTTACGCCCTGCGGATCGCCGGCCCCGTGCTCGCGCTGGGGGTGAACTCGCCCTTCTTCCCGCCGGACCTCTACGACGACGCGCCCGACGCCGAGATCGTCGAGGACGCACGGATGGAGAACCGCGTCGGGGTCTTCGAGTCGGTGCTGAACCCGCCCGAGGACGACCCGACGCCGCCGAAGGTCTGTTTCCCGCCGGACTTCGAGACGGTCGAGGACGCCATCGACGACATCGTCGCCGACGACACCATCGTCCCGATGGACCTCCAGTCGGGGACGCGGTTCGACGACGACTTCGTCCACGTCCGGCACAAGCACGGCTCCTACTGGCGGTGGGTCCGGCCCGTCTTCGAGGGGCCGACCCGCTCGGCCGCCAACGCCCGCATCGAGTTCCGGCCGCTGCCGGCCCAGCCGACCGTCGACGACGCCGTCGCGTTCGAGGCGCTGTTCGCCGGCCTGATGGAGAGCCTGCCGCGGCTCGAACACCCGGTCCAGTCGATGGACTGGGCGACCGCCGAGGAGAACTTCTACGCGGCCACGCGCGACGGTCTGCGGGCCGACATCGAGTGGATCACGGTCGACGGCGCGACCACCACGTCGACGGACGAGCTGTACGGGGAGCTGTTCGAACTCGCCCGCGAGGGACTGGAGGCCAGCGGCCTCTCGACCGAGGAGGCCCACGAGTACATCCGCCCGCTGCGCGAGCGGGTCGACCGGCGGCTCACGCCCGCCCGCTGGAAACACGACTACGTCCGCCGGCGCGTCGAGGAGAACGTCCCGCTGGCCCAGGCGATCTGGGGGATGCAGTCGGCGTACATCCGCCACCAGACGGAGACGCTGCTGGACGGGAGCTTCGCCGACTGGTTCGAGTGACGGCTCAGTCGGCCGCCAGCCCGCCGGCCGCCGCCCGCTCCGGGTAGTCCTCGACGCCCGCGTAGGCGGCGACGTCGCCGCCGAGGTCGTCGAGCCGCTCGGCGATCTCCGCGTCGGCGACGGTCCCGTCCTCGAAGGCGGCCCACGACTCCGGGATCGCGACCTGCGTCGGAAGCGGCCACGCCTTCAGTTCGCGACAGGCGGCCCGCAGGTGTTCGAGGGCCGGTGTCGGGAACCCACCGCCGGCGACGGCGAGCAGCCCCACGGTCGTCCCCGCCCAGTCCTCGATGTCGCAGTAGTCCAAGGCGGTCTTCACCGGCGAGGCGTAGGTGCCGTGGTACATCGGCGTCCCGAGGACGACGCCGTCGGCCGCGGCGATCCGGGCGGCCAGTTCGGGGCCGTCCCCGGCGTCGGCCGCGTCGGCGTCGAACAGCGGGAGGTCCCACTCCCGGAGGTCCAGTAACTCGGTCGTCGCACCGGCGGCCGCCGCGGCCGCGAGCGCTCGGTCGACGGCGATCCGCGTTCCGCTGTCGTCGCGCAGGCTGCCACACAGTCCGACGACGTGTGTCCGGTCGGTCATCGGTACCTGATCGTCGGAGCGCCACAAAGGTAAAAATTCTGAGAATTACGTTTCAGTAGTGACGCTGATAGGTCGGGTGCGTTTTTGTGTCCGGTCCGCGAACGCTGCGGTATGACCGACGACGACGGGACGACACGTCCCCCGGAGGCGGCGTTCGCGCTGTTCGGCCACGAGCTCCGGGTCGAGATCCTGTTCGCGCTCTGGGCGGCCGAGCGCCACTCGCTCCCGTTCGCCGAGCTCCAGTCCCGGGTCGGGGAACGGGACAGCGGGAAGTTCAACTACCACCTCTCGAAGCTGGTCGGCCAGTTCGTCGGCAAGAACGGCGACGAGTACGAACTGCGCTACCCCGGCCACCGGGTCATCGACGCCATCAGGACGGGCTTTCTCCACCGGACGGCCGACGTCGGCCCGGTCACCCTCGACACCGACTGTCGGACCTGTGGTGCGGCCCTGACGTTCACCTACGAGGAGTACGTCGCCCGGGTCGGCTGTCTGGACTGCGGGGACATCGTCGTCGCGTTCCCGTTCGACCCCGGCGGCGTCGAGGGCCGCTCCGACGAGGGAGTCGTCGACGCCTTCGACCGCCGGACGCGACTGTGCTGGCGGTTCGCCGTCGCCGGCGTCTGTCCGATGTGTGCCGGCGTCGTCCGCACCGGACTCGCGCCCGAGCCGGGCCCGGAACTGGACAGCCACTACACCGACGACCACCCCGCCGTCCTCGCCGTCGACTGTCGGCAGTGCAGCTTCTACAACTACCCGCCGGCCGGGATCCTCCTCTGCTATCACCCCGCCGTGGCCGGCTGGTTCGCGGACCGGGGGATCGACCTCCGGACGACACCGCTGTGGGCGCTCGACTTCGTCGCCGACCCCGACCGCGTCGCCGTCG from Haloarcula litorea encodes:
- a CDS encoding transcription initiation factor IIB, producing MSATATGCPECDGTLEQDGCETVCASCGLVVGEDAIDRGPEWRSFADEDTDRARTGAPLTRSRHDRGLSTEIGRSTRLKGRKRRQMARLRREHRRAQVGSKRDRNQVYAFTAIRRIVCSLGLSDAIRDRACVLFESAQKADLLRGRSLEGFAAAAVYATCRTEGVARTVEELCRAARADPDELRAAYDALNRDLGLPTGPIDPREYVPRFASELDLPDAVRSRAEELVDEARARDAVGGRNPAGVAAACLYTASRELDGGLTQAEAADVADVTPVTIRGTYTDLQA
- a CDS encoding NADPH-dependent FMN reductase yields the protein MTDRTHVVGLCGSLRDDSGTRIAVDRALAAAAAAGATTELLDLREWDLPLFDADAADAGDGPELAARIAAADGVVLGTPMYHGTYASPVKTALDYCDIEDWAGTTVGLLAVAGGGFPTPALEHLRAACRELKAWPLPTQVAIPESWAAFEDGTVADAEIAERLDDLGGDVAAYAGVEDYPERAAAGGLAAD
- a CDS encoding DUF7351 domain-containing protein; its protein translation is MTDDDGTTRPPEAAFALFGHELRVEILFALWAAERHSLPFAELQSRVGERDSGKFNYHLSKLVGQFVGKNGDEYELRYPGHRVIDAIRTGFLHRTADVGPVTLDTDCRTCGAALTFTYEEYVARVGCLDCGDIVVAFPFDPGGVEGRSDEGVVDAFDRRTRLCWRFAVAGVCPMCAGVVRTGLAPEPGPELDSHYTDDHPAVLAVDCRQCSFYNYPPAGILLCYHPAVAGWFADRGIDLRTTPLWALDFVADPDRVAVEREDPLGVTVTATAGGERLRVSLDESARVTALERTPADGESL